The sequence GAAATAATAGCTGTTACAGCAAAAACAATTACTGATATCCCAAGTATTCTTCCTAGTTTTTTTGAATTTTCTAAGTTAGATACAGCTGAAGATATACTAAAAAACACTATTGGTACTAATATGGTGAATACTAAATTTAAGAATAGGTTTCCTATAGGCTCAAATACCTTTGCCTTCTCTCCCATTATTAATCCTATAATTCCACCTAGTAAAATAGACACTAATAAAATTATGGATGACTTATAATTATTTAAAAACTTTACTTTCAATAACATCCTCTCCCAATTTATTTCTTTATTCAAATTCCATTTACTTTCTCTCAAACATTGCTTCAAATAACTTTTCGGCTCAAAATTTCACTTACTACTTCTTTATCATCAAAATGTATTTTTGTATTTCCTATTATCTGATAATCCTCATGTCCTTTTCCTGCTATAATTAATAAATCCTCTTCTTCTAATAGTTCTAACGCTTTGCTTATAGCCATCCTTCTATCTGTAATCTTTTCATAAGAAACAGCTGTATGCTTTATGCCAATTTCTATATCCTCTATAATAGACTTAGGATTTTCAGTTCTTGGATTATCAGATGTTATAATGCAGTGGTCTGCAATGCTTCCTGCTATTCTTCCCATTATTGGCCTCTTTGTCTTATCCCTGTCACCTCCACAACCAAACACTGTTATTAACCCTCCTTTAGTTATTTCTTTTGCCATTAATAGCAACTTTTCCAAAGCATCTGGAGTATGTGCGTAATCAACTATTACATGCCTGTTAACATTATTTTCAACCATCTCCAATCTTCCTGGGACTGGTTTAACCTCAGCAATTATTTTCAAAATTTCATCTATATTTAACCCTAAAGCATAACAAGTTCCTATTGTAGCTAACACATTATAAACTGAAAATTTACCTGGTATATTAACTGTAACTGATCTTATAAAACTCTTAATGTTTACCTTGAAACTAACTGAATTATTACTATATTGAATGTCAAAAGCCTTTATATCTGCCTCTGTATCAATAGCATAGGTAACTATAGCACAGGTGGCCTTTTCCACTATTTCCTTGGAAATCTTATCATCTGCATTAATTATGCCGATATTGCATTTATAAAATAATTTCATCTTCTCATTTTTATAAGCCTCCATGGTGCCATGCTCTTCAAGATGATCTTGAGATAAATTTGTAAATACACCAATATTGAAATCACAATAATCTACTCTATGTTTTGCCAAAGCTGAAGAAGTCACCTCCATAACCACATCTTCTGCTCCTTTATTTATAAACTCTCTCAATACCTCCTGTAATTCTAAAGATTCTGGAGTAGTTGGATTTGTTTTGTCTATCTCAATCTTCTCTCCCTGAAGTTCATACCCTAAAGTTCCGATAAGTCCTGCTTTTCTTCCGTATCCTTCTAGCACATTTCTTATATAATGTATGACTGTAGTTTTTCCATTGGTTCCTGTTACTCCAACTAAATTAATTTCCTTTGAAGGCTCATTATAAAATATATTAGCTGTGCAAGCCAAAGCAGCCTTAGTATTTTTAACCATAATAACTGTTACATCCTGCTCTAAATTTTCATATTGAATATTTTCTTCTATGACAACTGCAGTGGCCCCATTTTTTATAGCTTCATTCACATAACTATGACCATTAACCTTGGTACCTTTTACGCATACAAATAAATAATTAGGCTTTACTTTTCTTGAATCATAACATATTCCACTTACCGTTCTATCTATATTCCCCTTTAATAATGCAAATTGTATATCTCTTAATAATCTGTTTAATTTCATCATTTATCCCTCCAAAATAATCCTGATGATATTATTATATACATTGTATTTGCTATAAATAGTGCATAAATTGCTTGCTATATTGCAAAAAGTGCTTTATACTCTTATCAATTAATAGAAAAGGATGATTGCAAAATGAATAATAATTATGGAAATAAGTCTGGATATTTAAATACTGATTTTCAGCTATTTCATATAAAAGATAAAACTAATAAGGAATTTGAATTTCATTACCATGACTTTAATAAAATCATTATCTTTCTTTCTGGAAATGTAACATATTTAATTGAAGGAAAAGCTTATTATTTAAAACCTTGGGACATTCTACTAGTGAATAATCATGATGTGCACAGACCTATTATAAATTCTTCTGAAACTTATGAAAGAATTATAATATGGGCCAATTCTGAGTTTATAGAAAAACATAATTATAATAATTGCGACTTGTCTACATGCTTTAAACTAGCAAACGAAAAAAGCTTCAATCTCATAAGACTTGAAGCTGAACTGCAAAATTCATTAAAATCTATTATTGCTTCATTAGAGGATTCTTTAAACTCCTCTGCATTCGCAAGCCGACTTTTAAGTAATTCATTGTTTATACAATTGATCATTTATTTAAACAGAATACATCTTAACAATATGTATGTTACAGATAAAGATTCACTAAGATATGATAGACAAATAGAAGAAGTATTAAAATATATAAATTCTAATATATCAGGAAATCTTTCAGTTGAAACCCTTGCTGAAAAATTTTATATTAGCAAGTACTATCTTATGCATAAGTTTAAAAAGGAAACAGGTTATACTCTTCACAATTATGTGCTTCAAAAAAGGCTTATAGCAGCAAGAGACCTTATCAAAACTGGAGAACCTATAATAAAAGCTTCTATTGATTGTGGATTTAAAGATTATTCAAGCTTCCTACGTTCCTTTAAGAAATTATTCAATATGCCTCCTAGAGATTTTTCATAAAGTATCTTGAGAAACTTGTCATATTATATCTCAAAATAAATATCTATATTATAGGATTATATACTTTTTTTAACACTAACTTGATATAATATAGTAAAGGGTAAGTAACTAAAGTACTAAGTGAAAAATATAATATTAGTAACCTTTGGTTTACTCATCAAAAGGGGTGGTGTAAGTGAAAAAAATAATATTAGGCTCTGTTATTCTTTTGCTTGTTGGTTCAATCCTTATGATTTTATTCTCAAAGCAAGTTTATATTAATGAATGTAAAGATAGCATTAAAGATTATGATTTTACTGTCAAAAATGTAGAGAAATTAGACGCTAAGCTAAGCAAACAAAAATATTCTTATTCTACCGCTACAGATAAAAAGTATATTACAGTTATAGTTTATAGAAATCAAAAAGCTTCAGCACAACAATACCTTATAAAAGAAAACGATAACATTGATTTGCTTATTAACAAAACCTCTCAACTAGTTATTTCTTTACCTGCAATTTCAAAAACAGATTCCTCATGGAATGTAGAAGGACTCTCTGAAAATTATTTGGCTTTCATGAAAAAATCAAAAACTGATATTCCTAACCCTATATTCTTAAAAAATAATACTGATCAAAGCTATGATAGAGAAAATATATATTTTGATGCTTATAGATCCGGCTCAGAAAGCTTCACTCTTTCATATGAAGATAATAGTGGCAAAAAAGATATCCATTTTAATGTTAATATACTTGAGCCTATATTTTAAGTTATTTGTATGAATTATAAACGCACTTTATATAGATAAGGTGTCGCATTAGCAGTCTTCACCTAATACGACACTCTTATTTTCTAATAATTTTTCTCTTTAAGCCTAGAAATTTCTTCTCTTTGCTCCTCTATTATTTCCTTATACTTATTTTCTTTATCTCCCCATTCCTTACTTAAGTTATTTATAAGTGATGCCATTTCATCAGCACTACCAACTATTCTGTTAAATAATAGAAGGTTAGATTTAAGTATTTCAGGTATCTCATTATGAGAGTATCTCAACCTATGGTCTATCTCTCCATAGCCTTCTTCAAATATTGTCCTTACCTGAATTTCTGCGATCACCTTTTGGTTTGTAGGATAAAACTCCACCAAATAATGAACTGAACGATATCCAGATACCCTTCTTCTTACTTCTATATCAAGCTCATTAAAGACTTTAGTATCGTCCCCTTCTCTGACATTCGCTGTAATCTCAATTACCTTCCAAGTGTTAATTATAAATTCATGTATATCCTGCCATTGATCTTTGAATATATGAATAACTCTTATACCTATTAAATCATTTATTTCATTCTTATAATTATCTCTAGTAAATTGAAAATCCTTGCCGTATTTTTCTCGCCTTTCTGGGGTTTTTCTTATAATCTTTTCAATTAATCTGTCTACATCTTTAATTCTTGACTTTACAGAATGAACCATCTTTTGAGAACGTAAAATGTTTGAAATAAAATTTGCCTGATTTTCATAAGAATCTCTGTATTCTATATAATCCTCATATATTTCCTTAAGGTTTTGTACATCAATATAATTTTTTTCAATTTCTTCTTCCACATATGAATATCTTGATAAAAAATCTTCTATATTAAATTTTTTTTGCATCTAAATCCCCCTATCCTAAGAAATAATCTGATCTAACTTAGCCTTATTTACAGCCTCAAGTCTATTCTTAACACCAAGCTTAGAATAGATATTAATAATATGAGTTTTAACTGTAGATACTGAAATATATAACTTTTCTCCAATTTCTTTATTACTTAATCCATTAGAAATCTCTGTGAGAACCTCAATTTCTCTTCCACTGAGAACATCCATCTTTTTTTGTTCAGAAATTAAATCAAGCACCTTTCTTAAAAATTCTTCATTTCCTTCATCCTTAGATAAATCTTTTTCATACTTTAACAAAATATCTTTTAAGTATTTTCTATGAAGATAATATGGTAATACAATATCATCATCTCTACTATAAAAAACTGCTTCTTTCAAATAATTTATATATTCTCTATCTTGATTTTTATTTATATTCTGCATGATTATAATCTTCCATAGCAATGCATAAATTAAACTATACCCTATAAGATTTTTCCTGCATATAAAGATAATTTCATCAATTAAGGCTTCACATTCTTCATATTTCTCAAGTTTAAATAGTGAAATAACATAAGCTATCTTTGTCATTTCTGCAAGATCAAAATTAGCTTTATATTCTTGCTTATATTGTTGAATAAAATAAGTATATTCTTCTGGCTCTATTCTGTCCTCTACTGATAATAATCTAATTTTTAGGGCCACCATGGATAGATATGTTACATTATCCTTATTCTCTTCTACTAATACACTTAGCATATTTTCTGCCTCTTTAAAATTGCCTTGAAGAAACTTTACTTCTGCCAAATTATATTTTATTCCTCTATTAAGAGTAATAAATACACTCTTATCACGAAATTGCTCTGAATTTTTTTCAGCCATTATCAAAAGATTTTCTGCTTCATTTAACATCATTTTTTTTATGTATATGCCAGGAAGTCCTATCTCTCCAAAAATAGAAAAATACATATTGTACTCTTTATTATGAGTAATAGATTTTAATTTAATATATCCCTGCTCACTTTCTTTTAATCTTCCCATATCCTCTAAATTCGCTGTTTTATTATATATACAAAATATATCTATATATCTATTATTAAGCTGCTTATTAACCTTATCTGCGTACTCAACAATCTCCAAAGACTTTCTATAATCCCCTATAAATCTATATCCACAAGCTGCTATTATACAATACACTACCTTAGTCAACGGATTCATATTTCCAATCATTTCAAAATTAATATCATCTTCACCTAAATCAATTATATCCTCTTCTGTTATCATTTTATATATTTTCATACATCTCCAATTACCATCTTCCAATTTATCTGCGATTGTTGAGATAATTTCAGCCCCATGCTCATAATCAAAATTGAAATAATAATTAAATGCTGCTATAAAAGCTAAATCTATACTTTTTCTATAGTACTCCAACGGTATTTTTCCTAATATCTTTGTAGAAGAAATAAGATGAGCGTATTTTTCAATAAGCTTTAAGGCAATATCATATAATCTCCATTCAATAGCTAATCTTAAAGCCTCATCATAATCTTCTTTTTGAATTAAATAATCTATTAGTCTTTTTATGATTTCATTTTGTGTTACTCCAGATATTTCATTAAAAAGTTTTAACAAGAACTCCCTTAAAACGTTATGATACCTATAGATTTTATTTTCTTCATCTATGGTTATAATAAGCATATTTTTTTCAATAAGACCTTGAATTAATTTTGCTCCATTATCTCCAACTAGTAGGGTGCATATATTTTGATCTACATAATTTAAAGGCGAGGTTTTAACTAACAGTTCTATTTCTTCTGAACTTAACCATGAAATTATTTCTTTACTTATATAGTCTATAAAAAACTTATTTTCCTTAGGGATAGATATAATTCTATCTAGCTCTTTACTTATTGTTAAAATTAATTGAATACCACCTATCCAGCCTTCAGTTTTTTCATATATTTGCTGTATTATATTATCTTCTATATTCTTTTTCAATGAAACTCTTATAAACTCTGATGCCTCATCTAAAGATAATTTAAACTCATCTGCTTCTATATTTATTAACTCTCCATTCATCATAATATCACTTAGATAAATAGGTATCTCCTCTCTAGATACAAGAATAAAGTGAATAGATTCAGAAGAATTTTTAATAAAATATTCTATAGTTGAACATAAAAACTTATCTTTTATATAGTGAAAATCATCCAAAACAAAGATAAGCTCTTCTTCATTCATAAGTTCATTTATTATATAACCAATAATATTAAATATATCTTCTCTATTAACTAGCGGCTTTAACATGTCTATATATAGTTCTGAGTTTTTCAACTTACTTTTCAATGCATGTACAACATAAACCCAAAAATAAGTTAAATCATCACTTTCTTCATCTAAAGATATCCAGCTATAATTAGTCTTTTCTTGTAAATACGCAGAAATGAGGGTGGTCTTGCCTGCTGCTGGTCCACCCTTTACAATAGTAACTCTACTGTTTACTATCTCTTTTATTTTATTATTAAGCAGATTTCTAACTATATTATTTTTCTTATTCTTTGGTCTTATCAATCTTGTATATACAATATTCTTCATACTCTTCCCCTTAGGAAATATTATTAACATTAAACTTATTATAATAATTTATTCATCATAATATAATTTTACTCTATTAATTGAGAATCAACAATTATTTCCTTTAAGTTTTCTGCTGCCAATAAATATACCTAAAGTTAATATTGTAGCCGTTATAACTAAAACAACTCCCATTTTCATATAATTTGCACTATTATTATTTTCTAATGATATTGTAAAATCTAATAAGTATTTCTGTGGGAATAAATTAGAAATCTTATCTATAAATCCATTTTTTGTTACGGAAAAAAAGCTTCCTGATAACAAAGTGGTTACTAAAATTGTCATTGATCCTACCAAAGTTGCATTTTCATCTTCTTTGATTATTGAAGATATTAAAAAACCAAAAGCAGAAGCAAATAAACAAAGTACAAATAATATAAATGCTACTTCTAAGCTGCTTACCTTGGTATTTATATTTAAAACTTCTTTAGTAATTAGAGTTATTCCTGTAGTTGGTACAAATATCATTAAAAATACTGAAATAACATGTGCTGTTGCATATTGCACATAACTGATGCTACCGCTCAAAATTCTCTTTGATATCCCACCTTTTTCTTCATAATAAAATCTATACAGCATCATCCCAAGAAACAATACAAACATAGTAATATATCCTATAATGTTCGCTGCAACTCCTCTCTTAGCTTCCCTGTCCCAATTTGGAGTCTTGCCATTAATGCAAGCTTCTATATTTTCTTTGAATTCATTACCCTTTACCGTGTCTACCTTAAACTTTCCATTCTTGTATATAACTACACCATCATATTTATTTTGTACTAACTCTGATAATTGAGGTACTGTCTTTAATTTTGTTACCTTAACCTCTTTTATAGCTAGATTAACATTATCCATTCCAACCACTGCTATATTTCCTTTAATGCTTAAATTATTACTAAAATAAATTGCAGCAAATATCATAATAGGTGTTAATATAATTGGTACAACTAGATAAACTTTATTATTAATCATTCTATATAATATTCCTTTTATCATTCTAAGCATAGTTTAATATCCTCCTTTCTAAATATAATCCTCTGTTCTATAATTCACATGAACCACTACAATTAGCAAAAGTGATATTCCTAATAAAGATCCTATTGTTAAACTGAAGTTTTGAAAATTTCCATCGTATATTATTTTGAATATACTATCTAATACCCATTTTAATGGTGATAAATTAGCAACCTTGCTTGCCCAGTCTCCTAAACCATCAATAGGAAAAAATAAGCCTGATAGCAATGCAAATAAATTCATTATTAAAGATATTATTTTATTTGTTAATTCTTCACTTTTTAAGGTTACACAGATTGCTCCACCAAAGGTTGTAGAAAAAAGTAGCAACGCCATAAATAATATTAATACATAAATAAAGTTCTTCCCTCCATAATTCACTATCCCTAATGCATTAAATATTATTAAATCTAATGAAAATATAACTCCCATAAACAAATATGAAGATAAAAGCTTTGAAGCATATATCTCCCACCTTGATATTGGAGAATAAGCTATTCTTAAGTTAGCACTCTTTATTCTTTGCTCCATAAAAGTGTTTGGGGTTATAGTTGCTGCACTGATAATTAAAAATATCATCATTGATACCCCGTAATAATCATAAGATGTCACGCCATGATAACCGTAAATACCTGAAAATAAAAAACCGAATAATCCAACAACAATAAATGGATAAACAAAGCAGAAAAAATCAATATTAACATTTGTAATCAAGTTCTTAAAATCTTGTTTAATCAATACTCCTATATTCATTTTTTACCTCCTAATCTCTTAAGTTTCTGCCAGTTAGCTTTAAAAATACCATTTCTAGATTTCCCTCTTCACTGGTCATATGACTTACTTTTATCTTATTCTCAATAAGCTTTAGTATAATTTTATCTAAATTATCTATATCCTTTATTGTTGTTATACAAAGAGCATTATCTTCCTTACTTACCTTTTGAATGCCTTCGATTTTAAATAAAAAATCAAATTTTCCATTGTATTGACCACTTTTATTGTCAATAAATATCTTATAAACCCTTGTGTTCTTATAGTTTTCTAAAAGCTCTAAGATCGTTCCATCTGCAATCTTTCTACCTTTATCCATTATAACTATCCGGTCTGATATCACCTCAACCTCCTCCATATAATGAGTTGTATATATAATAGTAGTGCCAAGTTTTCTAAGTTTTTTTATTGACTCTAAAATATGATTTCTTGACTGGGGATCTATTCCAACAGTAGGCTCATCTAAAATCAAAATCTTTGGCTTATGGGCTATAGCACAAGCAATGTTAAGCCTTCTCTTCATTCCACCTGAAAAGGTTTTAGGCTTGCTATCCTTCTTATCCTCAAGTCCTACAAATCTCAATGCTTCTAAAACATTACATTTAAGTTCTTCTCCTTTAATTCCATACAATGATGCAAAAAACTCCACATTCTTATATGCTGCTATGTCTTCATAAAGAGCTAAGTCTTGAGGAACTATGCCAAGTTGGGATTTTACATACTTTCTATTGCTATCAAGACTTTTCCCAAAATATTTTATTGTTCCCCCTTCTGCTTTTAAAATAGTGGATAAAATATTTATAGTTGTACTTTTACCTGCACCATTAGGTCCAAGAAGTCCCAATATCTCTCCTTCATATAAATCAAAGTTTAATCCATCCACAGCCTTATTATCCTTGTAATATTTCTTTAAATCCTTAATTTCTAATATTTTTTCCATATCCATCACCTCAAACACTATATTACTCTCTAGTCTTAGGAGAAGTAATCAACCAAAAGGTTGATTTGTTTTAAACAAAAATAAAGGGGCTGTCGCATAAGCAGTTAAAAACTGCTTACGTCAAGCTCCTCTTCTTGTTTATTTTTCAATAATTTATTTTTTTGTACAAAAAAGAGCTATAACACAACTAATTTATAATTAGTTGTGCGACAGCCCCTTAAAAATTATATTTGTTTTTTATATTTAGCAAATGTTTTTTCAGCATCAAAATGTAAATTCTTTAAAAAATATATAATCCACACTGCAAAAGCAATCCAAACAGATGCCGCTCCAATAAATATGGATAATATGGCTCCACTCAAATTAACAATTGCACATTTAAAGAAAAAATTACGTTCATCTTTACTTAAACGAACTTCATCATATTCTTCTCTCTCTTTCTTTGTCTTAGAGTTATATCCTGATATAAGCACACATGATTTTTCTTTAAAAATTAAAAATATCATTCCAAGTAATCCAAAAATAAATGATATAACAAATCCCAAAATTGTCCAACTATACTCTCTCACTAATTTTCACTTCCTAAGATGCCTTACACCTATTTATCACTCTTTTTAATTAATCTCAACTCTTCTTTAGTAATAATTTGATCTGAATACCTGGCTTTTTCGTATATTTTTGTAATATCACTTAAGTTATCCGTAGTAACATTAAAAATTTCATTTTTAATATCATTAGCGCTATATCTAGAATTAACAAATATATTCTTTTTTCTATATTTTAATATTCTGTCTTTATATATCTTTCTAACTTTGTCTTTATCATTCACAAAAATAATTCTGTTTATATGCCATTTGTTCATGGATACTTTTTGCTTTTCCTCATCCTCATTAGGTTTATTGGAAACATAAGTTACCTTTTCTTTATTCCTAAATATCTTTATTGTTAAGAATATATAATTAATAATAAAATAGCTTGCTGCTAAAAGACTTCCCACAACTATCATTATAACTATAATTATTCCAGCGAAAATAAGTATGCTTAATAATTTCATTAGAAATCCACCATTTGAAGAATTAGCCATTCCAAAAGGCGATCTCACTCCACCTGAAGCAGCATTCGCTGCTTCTACTACTGAACCTGGAGCTTGCATCTTTGTTAACTCGAAGCAATAATTAATTCCCCACGCTGAAAACTTTTGGGTTAAATAACAAGCTTCTTGTAGCACACCTAAAGCATACAGAATACACAAATTAATTCCTATCAATACAATAATCTCAACTAAAAAAATATTACTTGATTTACTTTTATAGCTACCATTCTTTTTATTATCAAGAATTAGCTTCATGTTCCTAGCTTTACAAATATATATTGTAGAAACAATCATTATAACAATAGCATTCACTAATACCATTAGCTGTATATCCTTAAATCCAAAAGCAGCTGGAAGTATTAACTGAGGCACTAACGCCTCTTCATAAGTTATCAAATTAGTAACATCGAATATATAATTCTGCTTATGCCTACTCTTTCTAATACATTGTATTGCCCAAATAATCAATACAAATTCTAGCAGATATTGTCCTCCTATCCCAACAATCACTATAGTTGAAATTAACATAACTATAGAAAGGCCTATATATAATGTATTTTTCCTACTTATTTTAACCCTCAAATAAGTCATCACATAAATAGGGATAATTAGCAAAAATCCCAGCAGAGTCATTGATGAATTCATATTAAATGCTCTATTTAATAAAGCTACACTCGGATATATACAAAAAAACATTAATAAATCCTCTACCCATTCATGATATAATGTTTTTACATAATCATGCATCATATATCCTTCATTAACTAAGCAAACTTCTACTTCATCTTTCATAATTTCACCCATATTAATATATCTTAACAATATAAAATAATCTAAATTAATAAACTATAACTCTTCTCTATTTACTGCCCTTAATTATTTCTATCTCTTCTTTTGTAACTTTATTGTTTGAATACCTAGCTTTTTCATAAATAGCCGTTATTTTATCCAGATTATCTGCAGTTGTATTAAATATTTCCTGTCTTATCTCATTTGCAGTATAAAACTCATTAATAAATACATTCTTCTTTCTATACTTTAAGATTCTATTCCTATACGCCCTTCTTACCTTACCCTTTTCATCTGGACGGAAAGTCGGTAATATTCTCTTTCTCTCTTTCACTGCTTTTTTCGTATCTTCCCCATTATCTACTTTATCAAAAACAAAAGTTACCTTTTCATCGTTCATGAACTTCTTTATATATAATAAAAATCCGTTTAGTACCATATAACTTATAGCCAGTAAAATTAGAATAGCTATAACTTTAAATAAGAAACTAAATATATATCCTAATACAAGAAATACCTTTGACTGCTTGCCTGCATACTTATTTATATCAATTTTTGCAAGATTTAATTTAGGCACCTCATTTTTCTTCTTAGCATTATTAGATGAAGTATCATTAGGATTGGCTCTTTGCCAAATGGTCATTGCCCCTTTAGCTAAATCTTGAGTTATATAATGTGCATTTTCAAATACTCCAAGTCCGAATAAAGAAATCATACTTATAATTATTAACGCAGCTATTTGAATTAAGAATATATTACCATTCTTATTCTTATATCCTTTACCCTCCTTAGTAATCAAAAATAACTTTGTATTTCTTGCCTTACATACATAAGTAATCCCAACTAACATAATTAGTATAGCCACTATCAATGTAAGATTTTGTATGTCATCTAAACCGAAAACTGCTGGAAGCAAGATTTGAAACATCAATCCAAATTCATACTGGAATACCTTTCCCATTGTAAACTTAAAATACTGCACTTTAGAACTTTTATTAAAGCAAATATACGTCCACAAAAGTAAAAGAATTTCAAATAAATACTGTTTACTTAATATTAATATCAGTGTAGATACTAAAAATACTCCTAGCACACCTAAAAGAAATTTACTTTTTCTTGCTATTTTCACTCTAAAACATGTCATAATTAATATAGGGATTAGTAACATTAATCCCAAATAAGTCATTGATGAATTTCCAGTTAAAGCTCTATTGAAAAAGGCAACCAAAGGATATATACACAAGTAGTGTAAAACATCCTCTGCTAACTCATGCATTAAATTTTTTACATACTTATGACTTATATACTCTTCTGTAATTTCACAAATATCTACTCTCTCACTCATAAGTTCACATCCCATAATATTACTTCATCTAAATTTTCCACTAATGCATCTACATCATATTCTTTAGGAATTATCCATTGCACATCAAATTTGTTTGCTTTAGCATTTTCAATTGATGCTACAATATCTTTCCCCCTGTTGTTTGAAATTACAATCCATAACGGTTGATTTTCACCTTTTAAAACTTCCTCATTAATATAACTTCCAATATTGTTCTCATTATTTTCAGTTATACTAATTCTAGCTAAATTCCTATTAAATAAAATGCCATGATCTCCTTCACATCCTGCTTCTTGTGAAATATTAATGTTAGTTTCACGATCTACTGAATCAGTTATTAACCCAACTTTTATTCCTTGTGTAGTGAATTCATTGTATAGTGTGGCAGCTATTCTTATTCCTTCTTCAATAACATCATCACTTACCCACGAGTTATCTTTTTGGGAACTTAAGAATATAATAACTTCCTGACTTGAAGTATAATCATAAACATTTACTTTTAGTTCTCCAGTTCTTGCTGTAGCACTCCAGTTTACATCTTTTATGCTATCATATGTGGAATA comes from Clostridium sp. TW13 and encodes:
- a CDS encoding ABC transporter permease; the encoded protein is MNIGVLIKQDFKNLITNVNIDFFCFVYPFIVVGLFGFLFSGIYGYHGVTSYDYYGVSMMIFLIISAATITPNTFMEQRIKSANLRIAYSPISRWEIYASKLLSSYLFMGVIFSLDLIIFNALGIVNYGGKNFIYVLILFMALLLFSTTFGGAICVTLKSEELTNKIISLIMNLFALLSGLFFPIDGLGDWASKVANLSPLKWVLDSIFKIIYDGNFQNFSLTIGSLLGISLLLIVVVHVNYRTEDYI
- a CDS encoding ABC transporter ATP-binding protein translates to MEKILEIKDLKKYYKDNKAVDGLNFDLYEGEILGLLGPNGAGKSTTINILSTILKAEGGTIKYFGKSLDSNRKYVKSQLGIVPQDLALYEDIAAYKNVEFFASLYGIKGEELKCNVLEALRFVGLEDKKDSKPKTFSGGMKRRLNIACAIAHKPKILILDEPTVGIDPQSRNHILESIKKLRKLGTTIIYTTHYMEEVEVISDRIVIMDKGRKIADGTILELLENYKNTRVYKIFIDNKSGQYNGKFDFLFKIEGIQKVSKEDNALCITTIKDIDNLDKIILKLIENKIKVSHMTSEEGNLEMVFLKLTGRNLRD
- a CDS encoding DUF3784 domain-containing protein; the protein is MREYSWTILGFVISFIFGLLGMIFLIFKEKSCVLISGYNSKTKKEREEYDEVRLSKDERNFFFKCAIVNLSGAILSIFIGAASVWIAFAVWIIYFLKNLHFDAEKTFAKYKKQI
- a CDS encoding DUF58 domain-containing protein, with the protein product MEVILIIVIILIFFKLQNKLYLKHAFKDVEFLMEFQDEAIFEGEETKLKRTFINRKFMPLWWLRTQYVLSANLEFDETQDDNNISKLDHRSEELSLFGHEKLEREIAIKGKKRGFYTINNAELITTDLFVTNKFVKRFDVANELYVFPKLLSNLIIDVKFEKLLGEVITRKHLVYDPYEKKGIRDYSTYDSIKDVNWSATARTGELKVNVYDYTSSQEVIIFLSSQKDNSWVSDDVIEEGIRIAATLYNEFTTQGIKVGLITDSVDRETNINISQEAGCEGDHGILFNRNLARISITENNENNIGSYINEEVLKGENQPLWIVISNNRGKDIVASIENAKANKFDVQWIIPKEYDVDALVENLDEVILWDVNL